One window of Triticum dicoccoides isolate Atlit2015 ecotype Zavitan chromosome 5A, WEW_v2.0, whole genome shotgun sequence genomic DNA carries:
- the LOC119302280 gene encoding PTI1-like tyrosine-protein kinase 3 gives MRRWFCCSQFHASYREHEHEFPSSPDEKEGNGFDSKSDPTKAPPPIEIPELSLDELKEKTDNFGSKALIGEGSYGRVYYAILDSGKHLAVKKLDTSADPEPDNEFLTQLSIVSRLKHENFVEMLGYCVEGNQRLVAYEFATMGSLHDILHGRKGVPGAQPGPALDWMQRVKIAIDAAKGLAYLHEKVQPSIVHRDIRSSNVLLFEDYRAKVADFNLSNQSPDMAARLHSTRVLGTFGYHAPEYAMTGQLTQKSDVYSFGVVLLELLTGRKPVDHTMPRGQQSLVTWATPRLTEDTVKQCIDPRLKGECPPKGVAKLAAVAALCVQYESEFRPSMSIVVKALSPLLQQKPQAPPAAAPNTTTSDA, from the exons ATGCGTCGGTGGTTTTGTTGCAGCCAGTTTCATGCTTCATATCGTGAACATGAACATGAATTTCCTTCCAGCCCGGATGAGAAAGAAG GAAATGGTTTTGATTCCAAAAGTGATCCAACAAAGGCACCTCCTCCCATTGAAATACCTGAATTGTCACTTGATGAACTGAAAGAAAAGACCGACAACTTTGGGTCAAAAGCTTTGATTGGTGAAGGATCGTACGGGAGAGTGTATTATGCTATTCTAGACAGCGGAAAACATCTTGCTGTTAAAAAGCTTGATACCTCAGCAGACCCTGAGCCTGATAACGAATTTCTGACACAG CTCTCGATTGTGTCGagattaaagcatgaaaattttgtGGAAATGCTTGGCTACTGTGTGGAAGGAAATCAACGTCTGGTGGCCTATGAATTTGCTACGATGGGTTCTCTACATGATATTTTGCATG GAAGAAAAGGTGTCCCTGGTGCACAGCCTGGCCCAGCACTTGACTGGATGCAGCGAGTCAAAATTGCTATAGATGCTGCTAAAGGGCTAGCATATCTTCATGAGAAGGTTCAACCTTCGATAGTCCATCGGGACATACGGTCTAGCAATGTACTTCTATTTGAGGACTACAGAGCGAAAGTTGCAGATTTCAATCTTTCAAACCagtctcctgatatggctgctcgttTGCATTCCACCCGTGTCCTTGGAACCTTCGGCTATCATGCTCCTGA GTATGCCATGACTGGCCAGCTAACTCAGAAAAGTGATGTATATAGCTTTGGAGTTGTTCTTTTAGAGCTTCTAACAGGAAGGAAACCAGTAGATCATACAATGCCTAGAGGCCAGCAGAGTCTGGTTACATGG GCAACACCTCGTTTGACTGAGGATACAGTGAAGCAATGTATCGACCCAAGGTTGAAGGGCGAGTGTCCCCCAAAAGGCGTTGCCAAG CTTGCGGCGGTGGCAGCCCTCTGCGTGCAGTACGAATCGGAGTTCAGACCCAGCATGAGCATCGTCGTCAAGGCACTGTCCCCCCTTCTTCAGCAGAAACCTCAAGCTCCACCAGCCGCCGCTCCTAACACAACGACTTCAGACGCCTGA
- the LOC119302281 gene encoding U11/U12 small nuclear ribonucleoprotein 35 kDa protein-like, whose translation MRVGVGGSAGAVFYADKYHPIQAGSIDGTDVAPHDNAVLRALLCSTAGLYDPFGDPKAAGDPYCTVFVGHLSRLTDDDTVRKAMGRYGKVKSMRLVRDIVTGASRGYAFVEYETDKEMRRAYEDAHHSIIDGSEVIVDYYRQQLMPGWIPRRLGGGLGGKKESGQLRFGGRERPFRAPLRPIPYDELKKLGIPPPPEGRYMTRFEVPPPPRRKGGNVDREESPPPRRISKDRADSTYRRQRSPTEDESSPRRRKSSHDHREESQRRMRSSREASTYSRQRSPTGDGGDHHKQKGHREQGDISSYDRHVSPAEDDGGHHRKRRRSREPGDIRRSHSRWRSPTEDDAGRRKRRKSRELGDTSSHSRHRSPAEYDGRGHHKRRKSREPGEVSPGTEDGSARRGGTSAEADHSPRHRSHREQRHHGGSSRSRHGDRTRSRRSESRDYSQ comes from the exons atGAGAGTCGGCGTCGGCGGGAGCGCAGGCGCGGTGTTCTACGCGGACAAGTACCACCCGATCCAGGCGGGCAGCATCGACGGCACGGACGTCGCCCCCCACGACAACGCCGTCCTCCGCGCCCTCCTCTGCTCCACCGCCGGCCTCT ATGATCCATTCGGGGACCCCAAGGCCGCCGGCGACCCCTACTGCACGGTTTTCGTCGGCCACCTCTCCCGCCTCACCGACGACGACACGGTCCGGAAG GCCATGGGCAGGTACGGAAAAGTGAAGAGCATGCGGCTGGTGCGGGATATTG TTACTGGTGCTTCCCGTGGTTATGCGTTTGTAGAGTATGAAACAGACAAAGAGATGCGCCGTGCCTATGAG GATGCACACCATTCCATTATTGATGGCAGTGAAGTGATCGTAGACTACTATAGGCAGCAACTTATGCCTGGATGGATACCAAGGAGGCTAG GAGGAGGACTTGGAGGGAAGAAAGAGTCTGGCCAGCTTCGGTTTGGAGGTCGAGAGAGGCCATTTCGTGCTCCCTT GCGGCCGATTCCTTATGATGAACTCAAAAAGCTCGGGATCCCACCACCACCTGAGGGACGGTATATGACACGTTTTGAG GTTCCCCCACCACCTAGACGAAAAGGAGGCAATGTTGACAGGGAAGAGTCGCCACCTCCTAGGAGAATATCCAAGGACAGGGCTGATAGCACCTACAGAAGGCAGAGAAGTCCAACTGAAGACGAAAGCAGCCCACGCAGGCGCAAAAGCAGCCATGACCACAGGGAAGAATCGCAAAGGAGGATGAGGTCATCTAGGGAGGCAAGCACCTACAGCAGGCAGAGAAGCCCAACTGGAGACGGCGGCGACCATCACAAGCAAAAAGGCCACCGAGAGCAGGGCGATATCAGCAGCTATGATAGGCATGTAAGCCCAGCCGAAGACGACGGCGGTCATCACCGCAAGCGAAGAAGAAGCCGAGAGCCTGGAGATATCAGGAGGAGCCACAGTAGGTGGAGAAGCCCAACTGAAGACGATGCCGGTCGCCGCAAGCGAAGAAAAAGCCGAGAGCTTGGAGATACCAGCAGCCACAGCAGGCATAGAAGCCCAGCCGAATACGACGGCCGCGGTCATCACAAGCGGAGGAAGAGCCGAGAGCCAGGAGAGGTGTCGCCTGGCACGGAGGATGGCAGTGCCAGAAGAGGTGGAACCTCTGCTGAAGCAGACCACAGCCCTCGTCATCGATCTCATCGGGAGCAGAGGCATCATGGCGGCAGCAGCCGTTCCCGCCACGGCGACCGTACTCGCTCCAGGAGATCCGAGAGCCGAGATTATAGTCAGTAG